A DNA window from Ostrea edulis chromosome 5, xbOstEdul1.1, whole genome shotgun sequence contains the following coding sequences:
- the LOC130046577 gene encoding uncharacterized protein LOC130046577, whose amino-acid sequence MATATTRAQQLITCDLNCVKPVQQFCNSCQVGLCADCINKHVNSLKSMKHDIVPFTKRTVQLVFPQCTSHSHQRCEAHCQQCDVPVCIKCVTGPHKGHDVVDMSDIIARKRENIKRETEEIESNIIPKNKSCDADVEKKISKTKVHYSDLEKEAKDKRKKWHLEVDDIFDKLESLIQSLGDQEIMILKSCQSQLRSQNSNMAQTVQENKEIMKSNKVCDVNNYKSKLTEFRAIPQISDVMSPSLKTNTVQGRELSLELGEYRATLTQTTLSLPSLTDEVLYLSVKELLKEAKVIANIPTNVKELFNVACVGSDRAWINGTDKMIHSVDIYGTVQDTVTSTCKDFPTDITVNTQGELIYSDAAHRTVNIVRHGKTETLITTPQGWHPSGLCCTRTGDILVSMFTTDYSHYKIIRYQGQRVTQEIDKDEHGNPIYQGGKYIVCVTENNNGDIVAADLNAATVVVVDRRGKVRFRYNDKPPRGKESFSPRQIVTDSMGHIIVTDRNNAYLHILDQNGQFIKCVDNCGLNNQSVGLSRDSEGRLWVGLYDSGEMKVIQYMK is encoded by the coding sequence ATGGCTACTGCCACCACCCGGGCACAGCAGCTCATCACCTGTGACCTAAACTGTGTCAAGCCCGTCCAGCAATTCTGTAACAGCTGCCAAGTCGGTCTGTGTGCAGACTGCATCAACAAACATGTCAACAGCCTAAAGTCGATGAAGCATGACATCGTTCCCTTCACAAAACGCACAGTCCAGCTGGTGTTCCCTCAGTGTACGTCTCATTCCCACCAGAGGTGTGAGGCCCACTGTCAACAGTGTGATGTCCCGGTCTGCATTAAATGTGTCACAGGTCCACATAAAGGTCATGATGTTGTGGACATGTCAGACATCATTGCcagaaagagagaaaacatTAAAAGAGAAACAGAAGAAATTGAAAGCAATATCATTCCTAAGAACAAGTCATGTGATGCAGatgttgaaaagaaaatttccaaaaccAAGGTCCACTACTCTGATTTAGAAAAAGAAGCTAaggataaaagaaaaaaatggcaCTTAGAAGTAGATGACAtctttgacaaacttgaatcactGATCCAATCACTCGGAGATCAAGAAATTATGATTCTGAAGTCATGCCAGTCCCAACTCAGAAGTCAAAATTCCAATATGGCCCAAACTGTTcaagaaaacaaagaaattatgAAGTCCAACAAAGTGTGTGATGTCAACAATTACAAATCCAAACTGACCGAATTCAGAGCAATTCCACAAATATCTGATGTAATGTCTCCCTCTCTCAAAACAAACACAGTCCAAGGGAGAGAACTCAGTCTAGAATTAGGAGAATACAGGGCCACACTGACACAGACAACACTATCATTGCCCAGTCTGACAGATGAAGTCCTCTATTTATCTGTTAAGGAGTTATTAAAAGAAGCCAAAGTGATTGCAAACATTCCAACAAATGTTAAAGAATTATTCAATGTAGCCTGTGTTGGATCAGATAGAGCTTGGATTAATGGAACAGACAAAATGATACACAGTGTGGACATATATGGAACTGTACAAGACACTGTCACCAGTACATGTAAAGACTTCCCTACTGACATTACAGTGAACACACAGGGAGAACTGATTTACAGTGATGCTGCTCATAGAACTGTGAACATTGTCAGACACGGGAAGACAGAGACACTGATCACCACACCACAGGGCTGGCATCCATCAGGACTGTGCTGTACCAGAACAGGGGACATCCTAGTCAGTATGTTTACTACCGATTATAGTCATTACAAAATTATCCGTTATCAGGGACAGAGAGTGACACAGGAAATAGATAAAGATGAACACGGCAATCCAATCTATCAAGGAGGGAAGTATATAGTGTGTGTGACAGAGAACAACAACGGGGACATTGTGGCTGCTGATCTTAATGCTGCGACAGTGGTAGTGGTGGACAGGAGAGGGAAAGTCCGATTCCGATACAACGACAAACCACCGAGGGGAAAGGAATCATTCAGTCCAAGACAGATAGTGACCGACTCCATGGGTCATATCATTGTGACAGATCGTAACAATGCCTATCTACACATTCTAGATCAGAATGGACAATTCATTAAATGTGTGGACAATTGTGGATTAAATAATCAGTCTGTTGGACTGAGTAGGGACAGTGAGGGGAGGTTGTGGGTAGGGTTGTATGATTCAGGAGAAATGAAAGTGATCcagtacatgaaataa